In Chitinophagaceae bacterium, the genomic window CTAACAAGGTTAATAACTCAAAAATTTGAAAACATTAAAGTCCTCATCCAAACTGTGTTTGACGATACTGGCAAAATTTTTCATGCACTTTGTGCTGGCGCCAGTGGGTATATTTTAAAAACCGATCCACCCCATAAATACCTAGAAGCAATTACCGAAGTGTACAACGGCGGTTCATTTATGAATGCAGGTGTAGCCCGTAAAACATTGAGTTTTTTTACCAATAAAAATATAATGATGATGGCTCCCCAGAGTGAAAAATTCAACCTCACCGAAAGGGAAAAAGAAATTTTACAGCGCCTTATCGAAAGCCGCTCTTTACGATCAATTGCAGAATCGTTATTCATAAGCCTTGAAACCGTACGTACACACGTAAAGCATATCTACAAAAAACTCCACGTAGCCAATCGTACCGAAGCAGTAATGAAAGCCATACAACAGGGCCTGGTATAGCTTTTACAAAATCACCCGTTGAGGTATTGTTGTTATTTGTTCCTAAAGCTATTTTGCGGCAAATTTACTGCAATGAAAAAAATTTGTCTTTTCTGCTTCATTATTATAGTTTACTTGAAAGTGCCTGAACAAAATATAGTAATTGATATAAATACTCCAGTCACAGACCTAAAAAACATGTGATTTAAGGATCACTGGAAATTTTTTAATGTTGCAACAAATCCAATTCGTAATGTCTTTAAGTTTAATTATGATCTTTTAAAATTTGGTAGATGTTTTCCCCCGGCATTAAGATAAAATTGTACAAGATCTGGAGGAGCTTGTGCAGTGACAAAATCACCCGTTGAGGTATTGTACAGTATTGCTCAATAAAATAATTTTGGCAGCAATAATATTGGTTTACATAAAACCTTGCTGTTATGAATTTGATTCTACCTTTTAAAACAATTGTATTTATTGTTTTTCTTACCATTTTTTCTTTTACATTGTTTGCACAGCCTGTACGCTATGTAAAACCCGTAGCCACTGGCTTTGCCGATGGCAGTAGCTGGGCCAATGCCAGCGCCGACCTGCAGGCAATGATAAACATTAGCCCGGCAGGCGGAGAAGTGTGGGTGGCTGCCGGAACTTATAAACCTACTTACCACCCGGTTACTGGTGCAATAAACCCAATAGATAGAAATAACACTTTTGTACTATTGCCCAATGTAAATGTATATGGTGGCTTTGCAGGTACCGAAACCCTTCTTAGCCAGCGTAATTATGCAGCCAATGCCACAATACTCAGCGCCGATATTGGCACGGTGGGACTTACTACAGATAATTGTTACCATATTTTGCTTAGTTTACCTGGTATGCAACCCCGGCTTTTGGATGGCTTTTACATACAGGAAGCATTCTCAAACGGGCCAGATATTAATTTGGCTGGAAGCTTAATTTCCGGAGGCAATGGCGCCGGTGCATATTTTGCTAATACGCAGCTTACTCTTGCCAATTGTGTATTTAGGGGCAATAGGAGTTTTGTAAACGGAGGAGCAATTTGCAGCCATTCCTCAAATATTTCTTTGTTTAATTGTGTTCTTTCGGGTAATCGTACTGCTTATGCCGGCTCTGCCATTCATTTAAGTAACGGAGAGGCAGATATCATAAACTGTACCATAGCTGGTAATTTAAATGATAATGCCGACTTTGCCGCAATCACTGCATCGGGAGCGGCTCCTTCAAATTTCCGGTTGGTTAATTCAATTGTATATCATAATAAACCCAATTTTCAGGCATTAGGCGTAGAAGGGAAAAATAGTATATTAGAAATATTAACAGGCATTACAGGATCTAATTTAATATCTTCCAATCCTGCCTTTATTAACCCGGTTATCCCTGCAGCAATAAACAGCCCCAATTTATTGGGAGATTATCGGCTAAGTAATTGCAGCCCGGCATTTAATTTTGGCGATCAGCTTGAAATACCTGCTGGTTTTACTAAAGACCTTGATTATAATAACCGGGTAATGTATGGTGGAGTTGATGCGGGCGCCTATGAAATACAAGTTGCCCCATATAACAGTAGTATTGTACCCGGCGCAGGAGGTATTGTATATGTAAATAAAGCAACTGCCATAAGCGGCAATGGCAGCAATTGGGCAAGTGCCGTAAAAGAACTTGCCGATGCATTAGTTGCTGCAAAATACAATACAGCCATTTCACAAATATGGGTGGCAGCAGGAACGTATATGCCATTGTATAGTAAAGCAAATATTAATTGTATTAATAACACAGATAGAGAAAATACTTTTGAATTAGTTAATAATGTAAAAATATATGGTGGTTTTGCCGGCACCGAAACCTTATTGAATCAGCGTAACATTACTGCAAACCCTACCATATTGAGTGGTGATATTGGAGATGCTGGAAATAACACAGATAACTGCTTTCATGTGGTTGTTGGTGCAGGTAATGTTGGTTTGGCAGAGTTAAATGGATTTACAATAACAAAAGGTAATGCAGTCCCATTTAGCCCTCAATTTATTAATGGGTTTGCTATTAAAGCAGAAGAGGGTGGTGCCATTCATTTAAATACTGCTTCGCCGGCAATTGTAAATTGTATCATCAGGGATAATTATGCCATCTTTGGTTCAGGAATACATACTTATAATTTAGCGGCTACTTTAAATATTGATAGTTGTACTTTTTTAAATAATAAATCCCAGAATTTGGGTGCTGCTTTAAAATTTGAAAAAGGCTCGGGAACTGGTAATGTTGAAGTAAAAAATTGCAATTTTAAAGCAAATATTTCTAATGGAAATGGTGGAGTGGCCTGTATTCATGGTGTGCCTGCAAGGTTTATAAATTGTTTGGCATCGGGTAATAGAATTGGCAGTAATAATCAGGGTATCTTTCATGTAATGATGAACGCTACTGCCACTTTTGATAATTGTACCATTGCCGGAAATGCAGGTGTTTCCGGGTGCAGTGCTATATATATTAGTGATGGTGGATCTTTTGCAAATGCTAATAATTCCATTATACATAGCAATGCAATGCAGTACCCGGTTTTTGGACCTGGTACTTTTAATCCGCAATATTGTTTTATTAATGGCAACTATGCAGGCCCCAATGTGTTTAACATGGATCCTTCTTTTGAAGCACCCGTTTTTATATCAGATACAACCAGCGCAGGCAATTACAGGCTTAGCAAATGCAGCCCGGCTATTAATGCAGGCAGCAATGCTTTAGTGCCTATGGGTACCACTACAGATTTGGATGGCAATAATCGTTTTTTGGGAACTGTTGATTTAGGTGCTTATGAATACCCCACAAGCAATACCCTGGCAATACCGGGAGCCGGAGGAATTGTATATGTAAATAAAAATATTTCTGTACCGGGCAATGGCAATAGCTGGGCCAATGCCGTAAAAGAATTAGCAGATGCTTTAAAAGCAGCACAAACCAATACTGCTATTCAACAAATTTGGGTTGCACAGTCAACTTATTATCCAATGTATGATGTAACAAACTTCAACTCCTGCCTTAATAATAATGAAAGAAACAATGCCTTTGTACTGGTAAATAATGTAAAAATATATGGTGGTTTTACTGGTACCGAAACCTTATTGAATCAACGAAATATTACAGCAAACACTACCATATTGAGTGGCGATATTGGGATTGCAGGAAACAACACAGATAACAGCTTTCATGTAGTAATTAGTGCCGGCCCGGTGGGCACCGCAGAGTTAAACGGGTTTACAATTACCAGCGGCTACGCAAACAGCGCTCATCCCTATACTGTAAATTCCATAACTACAGAAGCTAATAATGGTGGGGCCATTTACTGCGGCTCTTCATCCCCGCTTATTAAAAATTGCACTATTATCAATAACTATGCATCTAATGAAGCGGGTGGGTTGTTTAACAAAAGCGGGTCAAATACTCAGGTGGATAGTTGCAGTTTTATTGCTAATACCGTTAGCGCTAATGGAGGTGGTGCAATTTATAATGAAACGAATACAAATGTGGTGATTAATAATTCTACTTTTATGCAAAACAGTACTGCCGCAGGCAGGTACGGCGCTGCTATTTTAAATTCAACCAGCTCTAACACCACAATTTTTAAATGTCATTTTGTGAATAATAATGCTGGGTTTGGTGGCGCTATTCACAATAACTCCTGTTCTCCTGTAATTGATTCATGCAGCTTTGAAAATAACCTTGCTACTATTAATGGAGGCGCTATTTCAATATACGGAAGTACTTCCATGCCACAAATATCCGGAAGCACATTTATAAAAAATAAAGCAACAGGTAATGGTGGTGCAATATATGGCAATGCATCTAAACCACAGATAACAGCCAATAATTTTAGTGGTAATAAAGCATATAATGGTGCATCAATTTTTAGTGAGTCATCATCTGCTGCAATCTTAATAAAGCAATGTAATTTTTTGTCAGATACCGCTACATCGGGCGGTGGTAGTTTATACTTAAATAATTCAAATGCATCCATTGTAAGGTGCAGGATATCGGGTAGTAAGGCCATAGATGGCGGAGCCATTTATCTCAGAAGTGCATCCGACATTAAGTTAATCAACAATTTGCTAACGGGTAACAGGGCAACCGGTGATGGAGGAGGAATATATAACGACGCTTCTAAAATTGTAATTACTAATAGTAGTATTGCCGCTAACTGGGCTAATGGCGATGGAGCCGGCATGTATTTTATCAACATCCCTATCGGGCAGCAACCCTTACTATATAATTGTATCGTTTACGGCAACCGTTCCGGAACTTCTGCAGCAACCATTAATAATTTAGAAACATCAGCATTTGGAATTAATGCCAATGCCTATCGTTGTTTTATCGAAAATACTACGGATTTTACCGGCAGCGATGGTACCGCTACCACCAATCCACTCTTTACGCAACCCGAACCTGCAGCATCTGCACCTACTACAAATGGCATTTATACTGTACAAAAATGCAGCCCGGCAATAAATGGAGGCAACAATACTTATATCAACGCAACTGGCGAAATAACAGATTTGCCTGGAAATGCCCGAATTCAAAATTTACTGGTTGATATTGGGGCTTACGAAAGCGATAATGCCGTACTGGCTGCGCCGGATATAAGTGGTATCGTGTATGTAGATAAAACAAAATCGGGTAATGGAAGCAGTTGGGCCGATGCAGTGCCTGAGCTTTCTGACGCACTCAAAGCAGCGGCTTCCAATAATGCTATTCAGGAAATATGGGTTGCCAAAGGAACCTATTATCCTTTGATAGATGCAGCATTAACCTGCCTGCCTGCCAATAACAGGGATAAAACTTTTTTACTAAGAACCGGCGTAAAATTATTTGGTGGATTTGCCGGTAATGAAACTGCTATAAGCCAAAGAGATTATATTAGCAATGAAACTATTTTGAGTGGTGATATAGGAACAGCTGGGGTAACTACTGATAACTGCTACCATGTAGTAGTAAGCGCCGGACCAGTAGGCGATGCAGAAATAAATGGATTTACTATAACCGGAGGAAATGCCAATAGTTCAGCCAATGTAACTATTAATGCGCAAACAGTAAGCAGGAGCATTGGCGGCGGCTTGGTTTTACAAGCTTCCATTCCATTGGTTTCTAATTGTAAAATAATATCGAATAATGCAGGCAATGGCGGCGGCATTTATTTAAGCACTTCAAACAATGCTATTATAATCAATAACAGGTTTTCCGGCAATACTGTTACTACAAGCGGTGGCGGCATTTATTTAAGCAATAGTACAAATGTTACTTTAAATAATTGCCTTTCTTCAGGCAATACTTCAGCCTCTTACGGTGGTGGGTTTTATAGTAATACTACCGGAACCATTATACGCAACAGCAGTTTTTCAGGCAACAGAAGCGGTAACGATGGCGGCGGTTTGTTTTTTTCAATGCTTTCACCGGGTACAATTTATAATTCTATTATTTATGGCAACAGAAACGGCGTAGCAGTAGATAATATATCAACTGTATTTTTAGGCAATGGCCCAACTGTATCTTATTCTAATATTGAAGAATTGTCGGCAACTGGC contains:
- a CDS encoding response regulator transcription factor — encoded protein: MQIDVAIFEDNKLIRDALVAILNGTHQYNCVGAFDNGKFWEEQLQRSKPDIVLMDIEMPGLDGIELTRLITQKFENIKVLIQTVFDDTGKIFHALCAGASGYILKTDPPHKYLEAITEVYNGGSFMNAGVARKTLSFFTNKNIMMMAPQSEKFNLTEREKEILQRLIESRSLRSIAESLFISLETVRTHVKHIYKKLHVANRTEAVMKAIQQGLV
- a CDS encoding right-handed parallel beta-helix repeat-containing protein, encoding MNLILPFKTIVFIVFLTIFSFTLFAQPVRYVKPVATGFADGSSWANASADLQAMINISPAGGEVWVAAGTYKPTYHPVTGAINPIDRNNTFVLLPNVNVYGGFAGTETLLSQRNYAANATILSADIGTVGLTTDNCYHILLSLPGMQPRLLDGFYIQEAFSNGPDINLAGSLISGGNGAGAYFANTQLTLANCVFRGNRSFVNGGAICSHSSNISLFNCVLSGNRTAYAGSAIHLSNGEADIINCTIAGNLNDNADFAAITASGAAPSNFRLVNSIVYHNKPNFQALGVEGKNSILEILTGITGSNLISSNPAFINPVIPAAINSPNLLGDYRLSNCSPAFNFGDQLEIPAGFTKDLDYNNRVMYGGVDAGAYEIQVAPYNSSIVPGAGGIVYVNKATAISGNGSNWASAVKELADALVAAKYNTAISQIWVAAGTYMPLYSKANINCINNTDRENTFELVNNVKIYGGFAGTETLLNQRNITANPTILSGDIGDAGNNTDNCFHVVVGAGNVGLAELNGFTITKGNAVPFSPQFINGFAIKAEEGGAIHLNTASPAIVNCIIRDNYAIFGSGIHTYNLAATLNIDSCTFLNNKSQNLGAALKFEKGSGTGNVEVKNCNFKANISNGNGGVACIHGVPARFINCLASGNRIGSNNQGIFHVMMNATATFDNCTIAGNAGVSGCSAIYISDGGSFANANNSIIHSNAMQYPVFGPGTFNPQYCFINGNYAGPNVFNMDPSFEAPVFISDTTSAGNYRLSKCSPAINAGSNALVPMGTTTDLDGNNRFLGTVDLGAYEYPTSNTLAIPGAGGIVYVNKNISVPGNGNSWANAVKELADALKAAQTNTAIQQIWVAQSTYYPMYDVTNFNSCLNNNERNNAFVLVNNVKIYGGFTGTETLLNQRNITANTTILSGDIGIAGNNTDNSFHVVISAGPVGTAELNGFTITSGYANSAHPYTVNSITTEANNGGAIYCGSSSPLIKNCTIINNYASNEAGGLFNKSGSNTQVDSCSFIANTVSANGGGAIYNETNTNVVINNSTFMQNSTAAGRYGAAILNSTSSNTTIFKCHFVNNNAGFGGAIHNNSCSPVIDSCSFENNLATINGGAISIYGSTSMPQISGSTFIKNKATGNGGAIYGNASKPQITANNFSGNKAYNGASIFSESSSAAILIKQCNFLSDTATSGGGSLYLNNSNASIVRCRISGSKAIDGGAIYLRSASDIKLINNLLTGNRATGDGGGIYNDASKIVITNSSIAANWANGDGAGMYFINIPIGQQPLLYNCIVYGNRSGTSAATINNLETSAFGINANAYRCFIENTTDFTGSDGTATTNPLFTQPEPAASAPTTNGIYTVQKCSPAINGGNNTYINATGEITDLPGNARIQNLLVDIGAYESDNAVLAAPDISGIVYVDKTKSGNGSSWADAVPELSDALKAAASNNAIQEIWVAKGTYYPLIDAALTCLPANNRDKTFLLRTGVKLFGGFAGNETAISQRDYISNETILSGDIGTAGVTTDNCYHVVVSAGPVGDAEINGFTITGGNANSSANVTINAQTVSRSIGGGLVLQASIPLVSNCKIISNNAGNGGGIYLSTSNNAIIINNRFSGNTVTTSGGGIYLSNSTNVTLNNCLSSGNTSASYGGGFYSNTTGTIIRNSSFSGNRSGNDGGGLFFSMLSPGTIYNSIIYGNRNGVAVDNISTVFLGNGPTVSYSNIEELSATGRYTNGGNNLTGTSGTPLFVNPVAASLAPNAIGNYRLRKCSPAINTGSNAAAPAGNDLDNNSRIAYTTVDRGAYEKILATPSASGIIYVNAANIDNESDGSSWAKAITQLGDAFKIAKFNSNVKEIWVAKGIYKPIWRADFTTNNITDCPTLTDRDNAFVLVNNVKVYGGFFGNETDTSNRDFVTNETILSGDFNNDDVISGTGATLLITNNAENALHVIISAGAVGTAELDGFTVTKGLANTAVTGIIVNTFNIFKNIGGGMHINTSSPIVTNCNFIGNTASQGGGIYNYFSSPVIKKCSFKWIYATEGGGIYNYTSLPLITHCSFTGNLAGFSGGGIRNRSYSSPTINFCNFNANFSLTNGGGLTNDNHSSPLIENCAFVENSSISTGGGMSNFSSSLPTIRNSSFIGNVSNNGGGVYNSLSSSPTITNCSISGNAASALGGGVFNTQSSSPIIINSTIASNKATTNGGGIYNNIGTTPTIKNSIVWGNSTNILPAATAIISNSIVQGGYAGTNVLTIDPLFIAPELEANAPTSLGNYRLQPCSPALNIGNNADIPTGVTNDLDLNPRIFYDDVDLGAYEQQTNIYADGKYTTWKGINTNWHNKINWCGGIVPTSLIDADIPATSNNPVISAAGETKNLVLNNNTAIAITGAGSLNINGTYANSGSAITNDGLWVMEGSEAGQSFPGTNATVAAMNKLEIKNTSGVQLDKSFEITGALIPTAGNINVNNGITITLNSNADSTASVAIIQPTASISYSGTGRFEVERFIKTPRKWQLLSVPTDDNLQTVKAAWAEGQNAGVNTTAGFGTNITGPPGPPNLDFTSPGYSLKYWDASILNWQYVTTKDTVIQNPHGFYLFVRGDRSAIAGGPYGTTTLRSRGKIFVNPTVPLITNDFNSIGNPLASEIDLRQLQLTTSSITTATKFYLWDPTLPGSHNIGAYQTLTFNGNDFEITPGGSGVSIYPAGGSIINEVQSGQAFFIKDTLATAITFPEIAKTYRNGSSPVTPTRISNSNDWQRMRINMFVINNADTLLADGTAADISPDFSSDFDANDADKFLNAGENLYLYRASKKLAVERHAPITVNDTFFLRMEKVLVRNYFFTINFSGFILPNTLQPFIVDNYLQTESALNLQQPSIYNFNVIALAGSYATNRFYIVFKPIGTVPVTFIDVAATRNTDKSIAVKWKVENELNIITYSIERSSNGIHFSVLGATTANGNRYYLYNDLQPLMQINYYRIKASGLNGETIYSNIVKVLPEKIKPGMSVYPNPVTNNKINIRFTNMPLGNYNLQLLQADGKLVQQQIVAILAPVYEYGMMLGKTVAAGYYVLKIISETGEENQIPVTVE